DNA from Sulfodiicoccus acidiphilus:
TGGTGAAGCCCAAGGGTTGAGGATCGATATTAAATTATGAAATCCTATGAAGCCCAAACCCCTAAAGCTAGCTATACTCTAGACTTAGACAAAATGGTTGTTAGGATAACAAGTGTTGGTAAACTTAAATTCTAGGCTATCCTGGGAACATCAAGGAGTACTTAAGCAGAGTTGGTGGCAGGCTAAAAAGCACGGTCTACTAATTGAGAATGTTAATCCTAAAGTTATCCTTAGGTAACTTACCCTAAGTGTGGGCAAAAATTAGTGAAATTTCTCATCGTCGGTTTAAATGCTCTTATGGTTATGAGAATGATCGTGACGTTATAGTCATTATGAACTTAAATGGGAGGGTTTCTCCGACACCCTCGACTGCCCCTCAGATGAGAGATGTAACTCCGAATCGGTGAGGAGAACTCTTCCAGGGCGGGGAGGGCCAGCAAATGAGAGACCACTGGAAAGAGGCACCAAGCACGCACTAACAGAACCCAGCGAGAAGTGGTGAACGTCGACGGAGAAGAAACCCTCAGTGGGCCATGGACTATTAGAAGGGTGAGCCCTTTATAAACTAGCTTATAAGCCATTTAACATAGCTTATAAGAGGTGGGTAAAATATACCCTTATAAACCCATGATCAATATAGAGAATATTGTAGCGACAGTGACGTTAGAACAGGGGCTTGACCTCTATGCCATGGAGAGGAGCGTCCCAAACGTTGAGTACGATCCAGATCAATTTCCTGGACTAATATATAGGTTGGAGTCTCCAAAGGTGACCTCCCTTATATTTAAATCTGGCAAAATGGTTGTAACAGGCGCCAAGAGCACAGACGAGCTAATAAAAGCGGCAAAAAAGATAATCAGGTCTCTCAAGAGGGCTGGAATAAGCATAACTGGAAAATCGAAGATACAGATCCAAAACATAGTAGCCTCGGCCAATCTCCACCTTCACGTCAACTTAGATAAGGCTGCCTTTCTGCTTGAGAACAACATGTATGAGCCAGAACAGTTCCCAGGTCTCATATACAGGATGGATGATCCGCGAGTGGTGGTACTGATATTCAGTAGCGGAAAAATGGTAATAACGGGTGCGAAGAGGGAGGAGGAGGTCTACAGAGCAGTCAAAAGGATATACGATAAGCTCGTGGAGCTGGAATGTGTTAAACAAGTGGAGGAAGAGGGGGAGCTAGAGTTCTAATCCCAAAAGTCTCCCCAGACCTTTAGTAATTGAATTGCTGGGCTTAGCTTCGATAGAAGTTAGTTGCTTCTTGAACATTTCGGTGTAAATATGAGAATTGAACATGCCGCCATGGTAGTAGACTACCTGAGAGTTAACCTTTCTACAGACGCTTTCAACGTTTCTGGCCAGTTCCGTCACTCCTTGCTCCACAGTTAAACTAACTTCTTCATCATCCTCCACAAGCTCGAGTAAAGCTGGAGCAAAGGAGGCGATCCTATCTTGGAAACAGGAGTTGTTATAGAGAAACTCGATCAATTGCTCCTCTGTGGAGAAACCAATTGACTTAGATACCTTTCTAGAAGGCCTGACTCCTTGAAACTCTAGAAGGGCAAGCCTCAAGGCCTGACGGCCGAGCCAGAATCCGCCTCCCACGTCGCCGACCAACCAACCTCGATCTGCCATAACGTACCTAGATGAACCATCATAGCCGTAAGCAATAGTTCCAGTTCCCGAAATCACTATACAGCCCGACAGCGCGTTTGAGAGAAGAACCACATGTGCGTCGTGCTCAACCTTGACTAAACTGGAAACATCAGATAGTCCCTTTACGATGAGCTCTGTGGCTCGGGTTCTTAACCTCTCTGTATCTAAACCGGCCAACGAGATTGCAATTCCTTCTAGGTGACCGAAACTCCGTCCAATTTGGACTATCCTCTCTACCGCACTATCCAGACCTACTGTAGAAGCACTACTACTGGGAAATGATGATGACGAAATGTTCATACCGTCATATAAGTATACCTTTGTTGACGTTCCACCACCATCCATCATGAGATACTTGCCTACCATTAACTATAACTAATGAGTGACCACTAAATTAAGTGTTCATTTTCTCTAACTAGAGGACAGTCCACGAGGACAGAATAGCTCAAGTCAAAGAAGAAAGAGATGAGTCAATTATAAAAACACGTAGAGAGATACCGCTTTGGGTAAAAACTTTGAGCACTAAGCACGGAAAATACATCTATGTTGAAACAGGAGAGCGGGACTACGTCAAGATTAGGGTTCTCAAAGGAAGAGAGAAGGAAACAGAAAAATACGTAATGACTAGCGTAAGAGTAAACAGGGTTCCGCGTGGTGCTCAGAGAGTAAGTAAAGAGTCTCTTCCCGCAGAAGTGAAGGCTCTGCTCTAACTGGACTCTGTCGTGAAAAGTCTGAAATCCGTTGGGAGAAGATTTAAGTTGCGAAATAAGGAAAGTCTTTCTCTTTAGGGTATTAGCAATAATAATTTAAAAATGAACTCTATTCTCAGTGGCACTATTGCTCCTCTTAGGCTCGAAGTAGGGCTCTATGTGAGTGAGGGAAAAGTGAGCCTATCTCTTCTTATGGGATCCAGAGGCAGACGAGGGATCTCGTAGACTTGGTGAATTGTCGACCAACAAATGAGGTGGTTCTCGGTGTCTTGCCACTTAACCGGGTTTATAACCTCGAAACCATGTGGGAACTATGAACCGTCTGGAAGAGAACCTTTTCAGTGCAAGGAGAAGTCAACTACATTAATCCCTTTTACGGTTTCGGTTTTCACCCAACTACGTCTTCATGCAGTGTTAAACTCGATCTGATATATTAGAAGTTTTTGACTGTTGCATAATTCGTTTGAATTTACCTTCAGCTATCACCAAATCTACTGATAACACCTCTATGTTCATGTCATCAAGCCTACTCTTCAACTCCTCTGGCCCGGAGACGACCAATGTAATGTCATATAAAGGACCCGCCAAGTGAAATGACCCAGCAGGAGGCGCGTCAGACACTACGGTTACTCTATACATCCTTTTGGAGGGAGGGGCGGAGAATAGGAGCTTTCTATGCTTTCCCCTCAACTCCCCTAATTTGAGCAATCTAAAACAACTCTCTTTGGGTTCAATGTATTGGCCCTTAACCACAACTGGATAGTCTTCAAAGATCCGAGTCTCTGATAGCTCGGAGAAAGGAACTGAAAGCCTTGCCCCAATCGAACTCTCTAAGGACATGGGAGAAGTAGAGGCCCAAGATGATAGGCTCACCCCTCTACAGAAGCGTTTGTAACTAACGAGCAGCTCTTCCCTCTTTCTTAGAACTTGCAGTTCCCCCGTCTCTACTTGATATAGTAACTCCACTTCTGGGTTCTCGAAGTCTGGGAGGAAACCTTCCTGACTAAGGATCTTACCCACCTCCCTCTTTAGCTCGTTCTTAATGCTCTCGTAGAATAGTCCCTTTTCCTTAGATGTGAACTCCAATTCCCGGCCCTTCAGTTCACGACCTAGTTTTACCCCCAGAAGGAACCTCTTGAATCCTTGATGCTTTAGCACCATCCTCGCCTTATTAGTGAAATCTACCTTCATCCATTCTATCTTCCCACTACAGAGCCAACACGGCCTAGGCTCCATATCTTCCCCGAAGTAGAAGCGGTGCAGATCTCTTGCTAGCTCTCCAGTATTCACAAACAGCTCCTTAAGCTGGCAGAGATTAGGGATCTCATGGTCCTTGACTTTCCTGTCAATTTCCATAAGCAGAGTAAGTTTGATAGCCTTCCCCCTCTCGGCGTTGCTATGACCTCTACCGAGGGTCGCAAAAGCCCTACCCAAACAACTATCGCAGAGACTGTACGTAGAAAGGAGGTGGAAGGCCTTACTCAACACCTGTCTGTCCGAACAGCTTGCCAAGATCCTTCCTCCGCTTCATGGTCTTCAACATCTTGTTTATCATTTCATAATGGTTAAGTAGTTCTCGAATATCCTCTGGTGTAGTGCCTGAACCTTTAGCTATTCGCCTTATCCTACTCTTATCAATCACTGATGGATCGTCCAACTCCTTGTAAGTCATGGAGTTCATGATCGCTAGCCACCTTCTCATTCTCTCTTCTGTCATTTTGAGGTCCTCCTGAGTGGGTAGTTTAGGGAGCATATTCAAACCAGGTATCATCTGGAGAACTTTGGACAGGGGGCCCATTTTCCTTATGGCGTTTATCTGCTTATATATGTCCCTGAGGGTTATCTTTGTCCTCCCACTCATGGCTTCCTCCATCTTCTTTTGGACTTCATCCAATTCTCCCGTCGCCCTCAGTTTCTCAAGTATGGCCTCCAAGTCGCCCATTCCCAATATCCTAGAGACGAATCTCCTTGAGTTGAAGATCTCTAAATCTTCCACTTTTTCTCCAGTTCCTACGAACTTTATAATAGCTCCAGTGGCGGCTATGGCAGAGAGTGCTCCACCTCCCTTGGCAGTGCCGTCCAACTTGGTTAGAAGGATTGAGCCTATCTTAGTGGCCTGATTGAACTTAGACGCTAGATCGAACGCCTTCTGCCCTATCGAGGCGTCCATCACAAGGATCACCTCGTCTGGAGACACTGCATTAGATATCGACTTCATCTCCTCCAGCAGTTGCTGTTCCTCACCGTACCCATGTCTTCCAGCGGTGTCTATGATCACCACTTCAGCCCTCTCTCTGAGGGCCCTCTCTTTACCCTTGGAAGAGACAGCTACGGGATCCTTGGAGTCTGGTTCGCCGTAGACTGGAACTCCTATTTGGCGCCCTATTTGAGTTAACTGTTCGAGGGCAGCGGGCCTGTAAGTGTCAGCCCCAACTAAGAACACCTTGTAACCTCTCCTTTTGTAAAATAGAGCCAGCTTACCAGCTGAAGTAGTCTTCCCACTTCCCTGCACTCCGACCAACATGATAACGTAGGGAAGCTTAGGGGGATTGACGAACGGTCGAACATCGCCTCCAAAGAGGGCACTCAACTCGTCGTAAACTACCTTAATGAACCATTCCCGCCTCTCTATGGCGGAGGGAGGTCTCTCCTCTCTCAGCCTGCTTCTTATTCTTTCCGTTAGTTGGGCAACAAGTTTAACCTGCACGTCTGCTGAAATGAGGGCCTTCTGAAGATCCTTGATGAAGTCCTCCACGGACTTCTCGTAAACGTTACTGCCAGTTAGGAACTTCCTTACGGAATCCTTTAGGGAATCTAACAAATCACTTTACCCTAACAATTTTCTTCCTGTTCATTATAACCCAATACTCCACCTCAGCTCCTGGTTTTATCTTATCCTTGAACTCCTCTTCGGTTGGCATGTCTATGTCGAAAGTCTCGTAGGTCTCCAAGTCCATGAGCTGTATTCTGTC
Protein-coding regions in this window:
- a CDS encoding TATA-box-binding protein, with translation MINIENIVATVTLEQGLDLYAMERSVPNVEYDPDQFPGLIYRLESPKVTSLIFKSGKMVVTGAKSTDELIKAAKKIIRSLKRAGISITGKSKIQIQNIVASANLHLHVNLDKAAFLLENNMYEPEQFPGLIYRMDDPRVVVLIFSSGKMVITGAKREEEVYRAVKRIYDKLVELECVKQVEEEGELEF
- a CDS encoding N-acetylglucosamine kinase; this encodes MVGKYLMMDGGGTSTKVYLYDGMNISSSSFPSSSASTVGLDSAVERIVQIGRSFGHLEGIAISLAGLDTERLRTRATELIVKGLSDVSSLVKVEHDAHVVLLSNALSGCIVISGTGTIAYGYDGSSRYVMADRGWLVGDVGGGFWLGRQALRLALLEFQGVRPSRKVSKSIGFSTEEQLIEFLYNNSCFQDRIASFAPALLELVEDDEEVSLTVEQGVTELARNVESVCRKVNSQVVYYHGGMFNSHIYTEMFKKQLTSIEAKPSNSITKGLGRLLGLEL
- a CDS encoding DUF5622 domain-containing protein, with the protein product MSTKHGKYIYVETGERDYVKIRVLKGREKETEKYVMTSVRVNRVPRGAQRVSKESLPAEVKALL
- a CDS encoding pseudouridylate synthase, giving the protein MASCSDRQVLSKAFHLLSTYSLCDSCLGRAFATLGRGHSNAERGKAIKLTLLMEIDRKVKDHEIPNLCQLKELFVNTGELARDLHRFYFGEDMEPRPCWLCSGKIEWMKVDFTNKARMVLKHQGFKRFLLGVKLGRELKGRELEFTSKEKGLFYESIKNELKREVGKILSQEGFLPDFENPEVELLYQVETGELQVLRKREELLVSYKRFCRGVSLSSWASTSPMSLESSIGARLSVPFSELSETRIFEDYPVVVKGQYIEPKESCFRLLKLGELRGKHRKLLFSAPPSKRMYRVTVVSDAPPAGSFHLAGPLYDITLVVSGPEELKSRLDDMNIEVLSVDLVIAEGKFKRIMQQSKTSNISDRV
- a CDS encoding signal recognition particle protein Srp54, yielding MLDSLKDSVRKFLTGSNVYEKSVEDFIKDLQKALISADVQVKLVAQLTERIRSRLREERPPSAIERREWFIKVVYDELSALFGGDVRPFVNPPKLPYVIMLVGVQGSGKTTSAGKLALFYKRRGYKVFLVGADTYRPAALEQLTQIGRQIGVPVYGEPDSKDPVAVSSKGKERALRERAEVVIIDTAGRHGYGEEQQLLEEMKSISNAVSPDEVILVMDASIGQKAFDLASKFNQATKIGSILLTKLDGTAKGGGALSAIAATGAIIKFVGTGEKVEDLEIFNSRRFVSRILGMGDLEAILEKLRATGELDEVQKKMEEAMSGRTKITLRDIYKQINAIRKMGPLSKVLQMIPGLNMLPKLPTQEDLKMTEERMRRWLAIMNSMTYKELDDPSVIDKSRIRRIAKGSGTTPEDIRELLNHYEMINKMLKTMKRRKDLGKLFGQTGVE